The following are from one region of the Littorina saxatilis isolate snail1 linkage group LG2, US_GU_Lsax_2.0, whole genome shotgun sequence genome:
- the LOC138959778 gene encoding ly6/PLAUR domain-containing protein 6-like — MMQSGARTASVVCGTKRGAASHVQKYCVFLLCSLLTLSEMCSGTNSYVWAPTSLQTSDITCWTCDDKANNEDCNNWAPDLKCPINHTVCQTVHRFTVAGRSSVHVTKRCVQATECTPQHVGCSQADPTGQQECTSCCDYSYCNQEVPVNRSTALQLSSFTATSASHACVLRPPALLLVLCVLTAVLRVSLSCRLSSYLLAS, encoded by the exons ATGATGCAGAGTGGCGCAAGAACTGCTAGTGTTGTGTGCGGGACGAAGAGAGGAGCCGCGTCTCACGTGCAGAAGTACTGTGTGTTCTTGCTGTGTTCGCTCCTCACTCTCTCCGAGATGTGCAGCGGAACCAACTCATACGTTTGGGCCCCTACAAGTCTTCAAACGAGTG ACATAACATGCTGGACGTGCGATGACAAGGCAAACAACGAGGACTGCAACAACTGGGCCCCCGACCTCAAGTGTCCGATTA ATCATACAGTATGCCAAACAGTTCATCGTTTTACCGTTGCCGGGAGGTCCAGTGTGCACGTGACCAAACGCTGTGTTCAGGCGACGGAGTGCACGCCACAGCATGTGGGTTGCTCTCAGGCCGACCCCACAGGGCAGCAG gAGTGCACGTCATGCTGCGACTACAGCTACTGCAACCAGGAGGTCCCAGTCAACCGCAGCACCGCCCTGCAGCTGTCCAGTTTTACTGCAACCAGTGCATCTCACGCCTGCGTCTTACGACCGCCCGCTTTGCTGCTGGTGCTGTGCGTTTTGACTGCTGTCCTGCGGGTTTCCTTGTCGTGCAGACTTTCCTCATATTTGTTGGCTTCATGA